The following proteins are co-located in the Malus sylvestris chromosome 13, drMalSylv7.2, whole genome shotgun sequence genome:
- the LOC126597166 gene encoding MYB-like transcription factor EOBI, with amino-acid sequence MYLGMMAGHHMGWGLIEEEGWRKGPWTAEEDRLLIEYVRVHGEGRWNSVARLAGLKRNGKSCRLRWVNYLRPDLKRGQITPHEERIIVDLHARWGNRWSTIARSLPGRTDNEIKNYWRTHFKKKAVKAPSDASEKAKNRLLRRQQFHQQQQQLQQINQADVKKIMALLDENDNNKISSCWPQVKPDSETSTTTTVYPNTADQEQGFFCSMLHGNVYMPEPASTNEDNYLWDGLWNLDDIHGNFNTASACSTGKPSLLTNLVVPFY; translated from the exons ATGTATTTGGGAATGATGGCAGGTCACCATATGGGTTGGGGTTTAATAGAAGAGGAGGGTTGGAGAAAGGGGCCTTGGACTGCTGAGGAAGATAGGTTGCTTATTGAGTATGTGAGGGTTCATGGTGAAGGCAGATGGAACTCTGTCGCTAGGCTTGCAG GACTGAAGAGAAATGGAAAGAGCTGCAGATTGAGGTGGGTGAATTATTTGAGGCCAGACCTTAAGAGGGGGCAAATTACTCCACATGAAGAGAGAATCATTGTAGACCTTCATGCAAGATGGGGAAATAG ATGGTCAACAATTGCAAGGAGTTTGCCCGGAAGGACTGACAACGAAATCAAGAACTACTGGAGGACCCATTTCAAGAAAAAGGCAGTGAAAGCGCCTTCTGATGCCTCCGAGAAAGCGAAAAATCGCCTCTTAAGGAGGCAACAGTTTcaccagcagcagcaacagTTGCAACAGATTAATCAAGCAGATGTCAAGAAAATCATGGCCTTACTGGATGAAAATGACAACAATAAAATATCATCCTGCTGGCCTCAAGTGAAGCCGGATTCGGAGACCTCTACTACTACCACTGTATACCCCAACACAGCTGATCAGGAGCAAGGATTCTTCTGCTCCATGTTGCATGGCAATGTCTATATGCCTGAACCTGCCTCCACTAATGAGGACAATTATCTGTGGGATGGTTTGTGGAACTTGGATGATATCCATGGTAATTTCAACACAGCTTCAGCTTGTTCAACAGGCAAACCTAGTCTGCTCACCAACTTGGTCGTTCCCTTTTATTGA